A window from Cydia amplana chromosome 12, ilCydAmpl1.1, whole genome shotgun sequence encodes these proteins:
- the LOC134653150 gene encoding broad-complex core protein isoform X1 codes for MADTQHFCLRWNNYQSSITSAFENLRDDEDFVDVTLACDGKSLKAHRVVLSACSPYFRELLKSTPCKHPVIVLQDVAFTDLHALVEFIYHGEVNVHQRSLSSFLKTAEVLRVSGLTQNDDAQGPLVQSLARAAAAAASPHTPPPHPAHAHPHTPSYTEKLEEALLSHPQHSSIQHMMRRVSLPPRRMSRSADNSPDIIKRARHDNNNETQIHAADFSTKNHSIINNTRAHEPGNNGNGISNSSSSPSPRLMEEVKNEPLDMICGSNADIDRSTDDTPPHHRPLGGGPPSRGSSAENDDRTPPPQLPPSPFIQPADTKLFAPSNTYNFSMAALTEHPSLQGLQSPLAPDGMASTSQVGPLGAGHRCEVCGKLLSTRLTLKRHTEQQHLQPLHSARCSLCHKVFRTLNSLNNHKSIYHRRQRGAPPPPPPLPLPAPGAPQLQPQNLSNVDAKINPIASQHHNIDFYKFKDQFNV; via the exons ATGGCCGACACGCAGCACTTCTGTCTGCGGTGGAACAACTACCAGAGCAGCATCACCAGCGCCTTCGAGAACCTTCGCGACGATGAGGACTTTGTGGACGTGACGCTGGCTTGTGATGGGAAGAGTTTGAAGGCGCACCGGGTAGTGCTTTCGGCCTGCAGCCCGTATTTTAGGGAGCTATTAAAA TCAACACCGTGCAAACACCCAGTGATCGTCCTCCAAGACGTGGCGTTCACGGACCTGCACGCCCTCGTGGAGTTCATCTACCACGGCGAGGTGAACGTGCACCAGCGGAGTCTCTCCTCCTTCCTGAAGACTGCTGAGGTGCTGCGGGTCTCCGGGCTTACGCAGAACGACGATGCTCAGGGG CCCCTGGTGCAGAGCctggcgcgcgccgccgccgccgccgcgtccCCGCACACCCCGCCCCCGCACCCCGCGCACGCGCACCCCCACACCCCCTCCTACACCGAAAAGCTCGAAGAAGCGCTCCTATCCCACCCCCAGCACTCCAGCATCCAGCACATGATGCGCCGAGTCTCCCTCCCTCCCCGCCGCATGTCCCGCTCCGCCGACAACTCCCCTGACATCATCAAGCGCGCGCGCCACGACAACAACAACGAAACACAGATCCACGCAGCCGACTTCTCTACTAAGAATCACTCGATCATCAACAACACGAGAGCCCATGAGCCTGGAAATAACGGGAACGGGATTTCCAATAGCAGCTCCTCGCCGTCGCCGAGACTTATGGAGGAGGTCAAGAATGAGCCTCTGGACATGATATGCGGCTCCAACGCTGATATTGACCGGAGTACGGATGACACGCCGCCGCATCACAGACCACTC GGTGGGGGCCCACCGTCACGCGGCAGTTCAGCCGAAAACGACGACCGCACGCCGCCGCCCCAACTGCCACCGTCGCCCTTCATACAACCGGCTGACACGAAACTTTTCGCGCCCTCTAACACCTACAACTTCAGTATGGCGGCACTCACGGAACATCCATCATTGCAAG GTCTGCAGAGTCCGCTGGCTCCCGACGGCATGGCGAGCACTTCCCAAG TGGGCCCGCTCGGGGCGGGGCACCGCTGCGAGGTGTGCGGCAAGCTGCTGTCGACGCGGCTCACGCTCAAACGGCACACGGAGCAGCAGCACCTGCAGCCGCTGCACTCGGCGCGCTGCTCGCTCTGCCACAAGGTGTTCCGCACGCTCAACTCGCTCAACAACCACAAGAGCATCTACCACCGGCGCCagcgcggcgcgccgccgccgccgccgccgctgccgctGCCCGCGCCCGGCGCGCCGCAGCTCCAGCCCCAGAACCTTTCCAACGTCGACGCCAAAATCAATCCCATCGCGTCCCAACACCACAACATAGACTTCTACAAGTTCAAAGATCAATTCAACGTCTAA
- the LOC134653150 gene encoding broad-complex core protein isoforms 1/2/3/4/5 isoform X2, translating into MADTQHFCLRWNNYQSSITSAFENLRDDEDFVDVTLACDGKSLKAHRVVLSACSPYFRELLKSTPCKHPVIVLQDVAFTDLHALVEFIYHGEVNVHQRSLSSFLKTAEVLRVSGLTQNDDAQGPLVQSLARAAAAAASPHTPPPHPAHAHPHTPSYTEKLEEALLSHPQHSSIQHMMRRVSLPPRRMSRSADNSPDIIKRARHDNNNETQIHAADFSTKNHSIINNTRAHEPGNNGNGISNSSSSPSPRLMEEVKNEPLDMICGSNADIDRSTDDTPPHHRPLGGGPPSRGSSAENDDRTPPPQLPPSPFIQPADTKLFAPSNTYNFSMAALTEHPSLQGLQSPLAPDGMASTSQGGARTPQEDYRCEPCNKSLSSLTRLKRHIQNVHMRPSREPVCNICRRVYSSLNSLRNHKSIYHRKQQAPATGQGPFYPVN; encoded by the exons ATGGCCGACACGCAGCACTTCTGTCTGCGGTGGAACAACTACCAGAGCAGCATCACCAGCGCCTTCGAGAACCTTCGCGACGATGAGGACTTTGTGGACGTGACGCTGGCTTGTGATGGGAAGAGTTTGAAGGCGCACCGGGTAGTGCTTTCGGCCTGCAGCCCGTATTTTAGGGAGCTATTAAAA TCAACACCGTGCAAACACCCAGTGATCGTCCTCCAAGACGTGGCGTTCACGGACCTGCACGCCCTCGTGGAGTTCATCTACCACGGCGAGGTGAACGTGCACCAGCGGAGTCTCTCCTCCTTCCTGAAGACTGCTGAGGTGCTGCGGGTCTCCGGGCTTACGCAGAACGACGATGCTCAGGGG CCCCTGGTGCAGAGCctggcgcgcgccgccgccgccgccgcgtccCCGCACACCCCGCCCCCGCACCCCGCGCACGCGCACCCCCACACCCCCTCCTACACCGAAAAGCTCGAAGAAGCGCTCCTATCCCACCCCCAGCACTCCAGCATCCAGCACATGATGCGCCGAGTCTCCCTCCCTCCCCGCCGCATGTCCCGCTCCGCCGACAACTCCCCTGACATCATCAAGCGCGCGCGCCACGACAACAACAACGAAACACAGATCCACGCAGCCGACTTCTCTACTAAGAATCACTCGATCATCAACAACACGAGAGCCCATGAGCCTGGAAATAACGGGAACGGGATTTCCAATAGCAGCTCCTCGCCGTCGCCGAGACTTATGGAGGAGGTCAAGAATGAGCCTCTGGACATGATATGCGGCTCCAACGCTGATATTGACCGGAGTACGGATGACACGCCGCCGCATCACAGACCACTC GGTGGGGGCCCACCGTCACGCGGCAGTTCAGCCGAAAACGACGACCGCACGCCGCCGCCCCAACTGCCACCGTCGCCCTTCATACAACCGGCTGACACGAAACTTTTCGCGCCCTCTAACACCTACAACTTCAGTATGGCGGCACTCACGGAACATCCATCATTGCAAG GTCTGCAGAGTCCGCTGGCTCCCGACGGCATGGCGAGCACTTCCCAAG GTGGCGCCCGCACCCCCCAAGAAGATTACAGATGCGAGCCGTGTAACAAGAGCCTGTCCTCGCTGACGCGACTCAAACGGCACATTCAGAACGTTCACATGCGCCCCTCGCGCGAGCCAGTGTGTAACATATGCCGGCGGGTGTATTCCAGCTTGAATAGCCTCCGGAACCACAAGTCCATCTACCACCGCAAGCAGCAGGCGCCGGCAACGGGCCAGGGCCCGTTCTACCCCGTCAACTGA